GTTAAcactatataaaaaagaaaaacatcaaaGAATCCACCAGAAAAAGACACACCATCCTTGAGAAGCAGCATGCAGCGTTGAGGATTGCGTTTTAAGGCATCCAGCTTGCGCATCTCCTGCTCCAACTTGCTCACATAGTCGTTCAACTCAGCTAGCCTCTTAGAAACATCTCTGATCCTGGAAAGGTGATTCAGAAAGTGGGTGATGCTTGGAGGGATATAGCATTGTTTTTCAGTGCCCAAGCTGAGTTCCAGGGAGTCGGAATCCATGACTGAACCCACTAATGATCAGATATCTCTGTGACTCTGTGCCGAAGAGTGTGCAGTGCAAAGGCGAAGGAAGGATCGATGATGAGAATTGAGGGGGTTGTTTGGGAGTCAAGAAAGGGAGAAAAAGAGGTGGAAAATGGGAATCAGAAACAAGGGGATGGAAAAAGAGGTGAAAAGTGGTTTTCGGAAATCCCCAGAGATGGTTGTGATGATATCACAGATTCTCCATGCAAACTTGTTTCAGATTCTGATGGCCAAGTATCATCACCCTGGTGGCCGCGTATCGGTAACGTATACACGAGTCAACTCTCTCCGACTCGGCTCTAACTCGGTCTCACCACTCTGAGTTGCTCAACTCCTCTTAACATAATTCCATTATTATGCTTATGTAGGATTTAAATTTGGAAGGAGAGCAATCTTACAAACTTGGAcattctcaaaaattaaatagaaaatatattaatcgAATGTTCCTTAATTATGAGGTcatttgtatgttttttttatttcctttaaagcGGGTatgttctttttgttctttttgtagatcgtaatatgttattttcttCCGCAATTACgccatgtttggtttcaaaaaaaatgagaaaaatataagagaaaaaaatgaaaaaaaaataaaaaatatatttaaagtaaataattatttttatatattttttcaaatttatttcacttattttctttaatcatataaagattaaataattttaaaatattaaaattttcaactaattttaattatattttattttcttacataTTTTTCGTAGTGAAatcaaaaaaccattttatttagcaatttttttttctttcatacttTCTATGAACGATATATAAACTTTGAATTAGGAAGGAGTTCACCAAAATTAAAGCTAAAATTAATTATATCCATTAACTTGAGGGAAAACAATTCTTTACAatctatcaaaataaaagcTAAAAGTTCATGTAGcaattcttaaaaatcatttttgctaataatattaataatattggTTATGTTTGTTTCACAAaacaattgagaaaaaaatgcaaaagaaagaaaataaagaaaaaaaaagtagaggaaaaagagaaagtaaaggaaaataaaaaatatattcaaagtcaataaattattttttcatactacttcaaattcaatttacttattttaactcttttatataaatattaaataatttcttaactAATGttgaatatgttttattttcgcTCATATTTtgtatagtaaaattaaatatgagaaaataatcttaacattttttttctttagtacttTCTTGAAACTAAACAAAATGTACATGATTTTAGTATTATGCTCACCAGTTTGTATTTTCACTTCCATCTTATTAGAtatattaatcaaattaatttagaGAAGATGATCAACatatgaatatttttctttgtaaaagaaaattcatttccttaattttaatttgtaaaaaagaaaaaaagaaaaaagaaaaaccctccTAAGCAAACTGCTAAATTTGTAAAATCTGAATCATGGAGGACCATGTAATAAATAAGCGAAAATGAAGGGactttaatgcaaataaattgATTTAGGGTTTAGGGCTCCTTTAGAATAAAACCCTCGAGAAGCCTTCTGTCCTTACGCAGCCTCCTGCAGCAGCACATAGGTTTCCATCTCAACTCTCTCTGCAACTTATGGTAAATAACACTTTTCTTCCTTCTAATAATCTTTGTATCCTTGGCATCTCTGCTAGGTTTTCCATCTAGGCATTTTCTCTACTGCAGACCACATGGATTGCCTTAATCTACATTTGGTTTTAATCTCCGTTTGTTTCCCTAGAAAGCTAGGGAAAAcccaagaaattaaaattttgaatctcatATTCTATGTAATTTTTGGGCTTCGTTtccagaaaatgaaaaaacttgACCTAAATAGGACAATTAGATCAGATTTTGCTCCTAGGGGCATCTAGTATTCGGTTCGGTgacatgtttttgaaaaatggtttcCGACTTAACATCAATGGTATCAAATCTTCGCTCATAGGACTTTGATCTAGTTGATGCCGTGAAACTTCCTGTTGCTAACACCCTGAAGATTGTTTTTAGTACGGCTGTGTGGATAATCCTTTCTGTATGACTACAAAAAGTTTATGAAGACTTTATTTGATCAGATTCGCATTGGCACATATATTGGGAATTGTATTTTTTAGACTTTTAGGCTCAACCTCAACCTTTTGGGGACTAGATTGATAGTCTGTGTGTTAAATGTTGGAGCCTTGGTGTGCTCCAATTTTGATGAACTGCAGATTGTATAACCATGAGGTGTGGGATGTGTGGTCTCTTGCATTGACCAACGTTGCAATTTTGCACTTTTATTTATGTTGATATGAAATGGCTCAAATATTTGGATAAACCTCCATTTGTTGTTGTTGTGAGGTGCTgagttcttttcttttattgactatgtgtctatatattttttctcacaGGGTCCCAAAAAAGGTGGGAAGGCTGCAGTGCCAGCAAAGAAAAAGACTGTGAGTAACCATTTCTCCCTCTCTCAATGAATATTTGGAAGCAAAAACATAAATTCAATGTATTGTTTTCCTTTGGTATAGATGGTGTTGATGAATTTTACCTATGCTTCTAATAGGGTTTTGTTACCACTAACTTTGTTGGTTGCCTTGTTCTTGACCAAGCTACTTTTTATGGGCTGAACTGGTACTGATTTTATGTTTTGTCTAATTCTTGGCATAGGATCTATTTTGTACAATATAATGTGTTCctgatttttttgcttttcatcCTTTTTGATTTATCATAGAGGTTCATGTTTCTTTTAGGTCCTATTCTTTTGGGACTGAAGCCATTGATTTATCATAAAGTCAATGTATTGTTTTCCTTTGGTATAGAGgttcatgtttcaaaaaaatcattattgttTAATTACTGGATTTCTATTTAACTGATTGTCCCATATTCAAAAAAAGGATttacaaattacttttaattgtGACCTTTAACCCAAGTGTTCAGTCCAACCTTTTAACAAACTTTACTAGGTCACCATCAATTTAGATGTCTTTGGGTCTTGAACATGGAAATTGTAAGACTACAAAATCCTCTGGACTTGGAACTTTAAATAAAACAGTACAACCTTCATGAAGAATTAGGTggtagggattttttttatttatatatatatatgtatgtatgtatatgttTGTAGGTAGATGGTGCCAGTGGTTAGAATTCAAAATAACTAATTTTACTTCTAACTGTTTTGTCTATGTATGATGGTAATTGTTTTTGCAAAAATTATAGAAAGTTTTTGTCCATTTTCTGGGAATTTGGATTATTTCCCTTACAtttcttgttattttaaaatgtttaaccTTTAGTTAGTGACTCTAGTGTTTTGTCTATTCAATTTTAAGTACAattaatttagggttttttatGATGgccaatttttaataattatttgcaGGAAAAGGTTGTGAACCCCTTGTTTGAGAAGCGTCCAAAGCAGTTTGGGATAGGTGGTGCATTACCACCAAAGAAGGACCTGACTAGATTTGTCAAATGGCCCCATGTGGTCCGTATCCAGAGGAAAAGGAGGATTTTGAGGCAACGGTTGAAGGTTCCTCCTGCTTTGAACCAGTTTACTAAAACCCTTGACAAGAACCTTGGTAAGACTGTTAGAATTGTCACATTTGTGCCCTACGTCAGCTGTGTTAATCATGTCCAAGCAGTGGAATTTCTTTTGTGTATAAAATGTGGCATGTTAACTGTTATATCACAATGACCTTTTTCGCACATAAGCTTTTCTTGCATTCTGATATTTTGCTTTCCTGGTTTTCTGTGTTATAGCTACAAATCTTTTTAAGATGTTGCTCAAATATAGACCTGAGGACAAGGCTGCCAAGAAGGAAAGACTTCTAAAAAGAGCACAAGCTGAAGCAGAGGGAAAAACTGCAGAGTCAAAGAAACCCATTGTTGTCAAATATGGGCTTAATCACATTACCTACCTCATTGAGCAGGTATTCTTGATTAAATGGAAGTTGGGCCCTTGGTGCGGTCGTCACATGGATAATactgcaaaaaaagaaaaagcatgtTTATTACTACACATTAGAAATGCATTCTCCtgaattttttggttttgtatTTTTCCTTGGATGTGTTAAGAAATTGCATTTTGACTTTTGCTTTTagattttcttctctttacattttttttccagtCACaacattttttcaataaatgatTTTGGTATATAGTCATCAGTTGT
Above is a genomic segment from Vitis riparia cultivar Riparia Gloire de Montpellier isolate 1030 chromosome 14, EGFV_Vit.rip_1.0, whole genome shotgun sequence containing:
- the LOC117931190 gene encoding 60S ribosomal protein L7a-2-like, yielding MGPKKGGKAAVPAKKKTEKVVNPLFEKRPKQFGIGGALPPKKDLTRFVKWPHVVRIQRKRRILRQRLKVPPALNQFTKTLDKNLATNLFKMLLKYRPEDKAAKKERLLKRAQAEAEGKTAESKKPIVVKYGLNHITYLIEQNKAQLVVIAHDVDPIELVVWLPALCRKMEVPYAIVKGKSRLGAIVHKKTATALCLTSVKNEDKLEFSKIVEAVKANFNDKYDEYRKRWGGGIMGSKSQAKTKAKEKLIAKEAAQRMS